A single region of the Mustela lutreola isolate mMusLut2 chromosome 2, mMusLut2.pri, whole genome shotgun sequence genome encodes:
- the DAZL gene encoding deleted in azoospermia-like isoform X2 — MSAANPETPNSTISREASTQSSSATTSQGYVLPEGKIMPNTVFVGGIDVRMDETEIRSFFARYGSVKEVKIITDRTGVSKGYGFVSFYNDVDVQKIVESQINFHGKKLKLGPAIRKQNLCAYHVQPRPLVFNPPPPPQFQSVWSNPNTETYMQPPTMMNPITQYVQAYPPYPSSPVQVITGYQLPVYNYQMPPQWPAGEQRSYVIPPAYTAVNYHCNEVDPGAEVLQSECSVHEATPSSGNGPQKKSVDRSIQTVVSCLFNPENRLRNSLVTQDDYFKDKRVHHFRRSRAVLKSV, encoded by the exons TCTGCTGCAAATCCTGAGACTCCAAACTCAACCATCTCCAGAGAGGCCAGCACTCAGTCCTCATCAGCTACAACCAGCCAAGGCTATGTTTTACCAGAAGGCAAAATCATGCCCAACACCGTTTTTGTTGGTGGAATTGATGTTAGG ATGGATGAAACCGAAATTAGAAGTTTCTTTGCTAGATATGGTTCAGTAAAAGAAGTGAAGATAATCACGGATCGAACTGGTGTGTCCAAAGG CTAtggatttgtttcattttataatgatgtGGATGTGCAGAAGATAGTAGAA TCACAGATAAATTTCCATGGTAAAAAGCTGAAACTGGGACCTGCAATCAGGAAACAAAATTTAT gtgCTTATCATGTGCAGCCTCGTCCTTTGGTTTTTaatcctcctcctccaccacagTTTCAGAGTGTATGGAGTAATCCAAACACTGAAACTTATATGCAGCCTCCAACCATGATGAATCCTATTACTCAGTATGTTCAG GCCTATCCTCCTTATCCAAGTTCACCTGTTCAGGTCATCACTGGATATCAGCTGCCTGTATATAATTATCAG atgccaCCACAGTGGCCTGCTGGAGAACAAAGGAGTTATGTTATACCCCCG gCTTATACTGCTGTTAACTACCACTGTAATGAAGTTGATCCAGGAGCTGAAGTTTTGCAAAGTGAATGTTCTGTTCATGAAGCTACTCCATCCTCAGGAAATGGCCCACAAAAG AAATCTGTGGACAGAAGCATACAGACTGTGGTATCTTGTCTATTTAACCCAGAGAACAGACTGAGAAACTCTCTTGTTACTCAGGACGACTACTTCAAG GATAAAAGAGTACATCACTTTAGAAGAAGTCGAGCAGTGCTTAAATCTGTTTGA